In one window of Chryseobacterium viscerum DNA:
- a CDS encoding response regulator transcription factor, whose protein sequence is MEIREQLSDKLLDNASKKCMLDIEVYKQRALAYSQMEGAICVLSDMQANKSYIYKSAAAGELGLTMGENPTEIDSIWEEEMLKKIHPDDRLKKYIHELRFFKLLDTMEMEQRTEYSVVSKIRMKDKNEDYRWVKHRMFYVYSPSNSRLRLALCLYNIALAPPMVPDFMIINTIKGEVIVKDKLDYKNILSPRELEVLKFVGEGYASKEIADILFISINTVSRHRQNILEKLKVKNSTQAFKDSFY, encoded by the coding sequence ATGGAAATCCGTGAACAGCTCAGCGATAAATTGCTCGATAACGCTTCCAAAAAATGCATGCTTGATATAGAAGTCTATAAGCAAAGAGCACTTGCGTATTCTCAGATGGAGGGAGCGATATGCGTATTGAGTGATATGCAGGCGAATAAGAGCTATATTTATAAATCTGCAGCTGCTGGAGAGCTTGGATTGACTATGGGAGAAAATCCGACAGAAATAGACTCCATTTGGGAAGAAGAGATGCTGAAAAAGATCCATCCGGACGACCGACTTAAAAAATATATTCATGAACTCCGTTTTTTCAAATTACTGGATACTATGGAAATGGAGCAGCGTACAGAATACAGTGTCGTGTCAAAAATCAGGATGAAAGATAAAAATGAAGACTACCGCTGGGTTAAACACCGTATGTTTTACGTGTATTCACCGTCCAATAGCAGATTGAGACTGGCTCTTTGCCTTTATAATATTGCTCTGGCTCCACCTATGGTTCCGGATTTTATGATTATTAATACAATAAAGGGAGAAGTTATTGTAAAGGATAAACTCGATTATAAAAATATTCTGAGCCCAAGAGAATTGGAAGTTTTGAAATTTGTGGGAGAGGGCTATGCCAGCAAAGAAATTGCTGATATACTTTTCATAAGTATCAATACTGTTAGCAGACACCGTCAGAATATTCTGGAAAAACTAAAAGTAAAAAATTCTACACAAGCTTTCAAAGATAGTTTTTATTAA
- a CDS encoding DUF1349 domain-containing protein encodes MKKLILGFCAVFLMQKLSAQSLEKMTWFNEPEKWEIKNNSLSMFVTPQSDYWRVSHYGFTVDDAPFYYTIYGGEFEAKVKITGSYKSRFDQMGLMLRTDKEHYIKAGVEFVDGKYNLSTVVTHNKSDWSVITLEKTPPAVWIKAVRRLDAVEIFYSFDDKNYIMMRNAPLQDNTPVMVGLMAACPDGQGFNAVFENFKVKHLPDERRLKWLEAHK; translated from the coding sequence ATGAAGAAATTGATTTTAGGATTTTGTGCCGTATTCCTGATGCAAAAGCTTTCTGCACAGAGTCTGGAAAAAATGACATGGTTCAATGAACCTGAAAAATGGGAAATCAAAAACAACAGCCTTTCAATGTTTGTAACGCCACAGAGTGATTACTGGAGAGTTTCACATTATGGATTTACAGTGGATGATGCTCCCTTTTATTACACCATTTATGGCGGGGAATTTGAGGCAAAAGTGAAAATCACAGGCAGTTACAAATCCAGGTTTGATCAGATGGGGCTTATGCTGAGAACTGACAAAGAGCATTATATCAAAGCCGGAGTGGAATTTGTAGACGGCAAATATAACCTCAGCACTGTGGTGACTCACAACAAAAGTGACTGGAGCGTCATAACACTAGAGAAAACACCTCCCGCAGTATGGATAAAGGCTGTGAGAAGGCTTGATGCTGTGGAAATATTTTATTCTTTTGATGATAAAAACTATATCATGATGCGGAATGCTCCTCTTCAGGATAATACTCCGGTAATGGTTGGCTTAATGGCCGCGTGCCCTGACGGACAGGGTTTCAATGCAGTTTTTGAGAACTTTAAAGTAAAGCATCTGCCGGATGAGCGCAGGCTGAAGTGGCTTGAAGCTCATAAATAA
- a CDS encoding sensor histidine kinase: MRVWAFIFACIYLNIYGQSHTSTWYNIDNGLPQSSAKAIVKDKYGFIWISTENGLVRYDGSSFITFNNFKVNNLHFGEFIGDPLLDSITVLNNFQENKIIIKNRFPKLSSLTGSDKMAFSNGNTIIQRIANNIITSSFYNDIQYFIQLKNSAYYFTEKNAIIYREGEEQTKIVIPFTNKDLNNTFVLDNTLFINDLKKRKTYSIHKGQLSVSEEPTLFNHPDTKIYWQQITNQTFIINHDNIYLLEGHEKNLRLKFLIKFEEIGNHSYCSMFFDKDFNKLYLGTLNNGLNVLKLTNFYISKKEADFSNNVYYASLPFSKSTIIAEDGTEFGKNGIVNKHLFGCNDNYLMMYDDSKNILIRKRNSIIRYYKNSGYKKKDSTFIGKGFEAFMKSGNFYGTTFTDLSGTQLRLYKKDLFTNPDFVYNFKSFVNIFFQYSDHEILTGNSDGLYSVMPGSSTITPIIKNIHVKSIFRTKDNLIWITTNKNGFYLFKNHKLIKMPNDRNGYLQSAHYILEDQKGAYWISSNNGLFKVPKKQLLQYAENRKTPVFYYRFTKRDGFLTNEFNGSSEPNAYALENGEFVFPSMDGFVFFNPNNIRTYYPERNKIYIERVKIGNAEPQYFHQTLDLKNDYKTADIFIDIPYFSNPENLYIEGKISGKENTDWEQIPTGSELKYTISNLSPGEYTLSIRILISPDGKYEIKTVRFNIQPLFYQTLLFRVSASVIILIIIIIIVQLTTNFLRIKNKALKQIVHNKNSELKETSLHLEVVKSNLQKETEYQKKLVETISHDITTPIRFIAMLSQKLHESDDVELQKKYFDSIYKSSEQLYQFTLNLKEYTELYKAENIFEEKEYPINRILEIKNRLFCEIAKEKGTTITQLTEHTVYSKVNESILTAIIHNILDNAVKNTFEGNISLNITENQQNSTIIIADTGSGMSTEQIATYMNLFRNPKLETPSFKGKGLGLHMVIHLVKKINAEIRFSQNQPSGTVVEITLNKN; this comes from the coding sequence ATGAGAGTTTGGGCATTTATATTTGCTTGCATCTATTTAAACATTTACGGACAGAGCCACACTTCTACGTGGTACAATATAGACAATGGGCTTCCGCAAAGCAGCGCAAAGGCCATCGTCAAAGATAAATATGGTTTTATCTGGATATCCACAGAGAACGGCCTTGTACGGTATGATGGTAGTTCGTTTATTACTTTTAATAATTTCAAAGTAAACAATCTTCATTTTGGTGAATTTATTGGTGATCCGCTTCTGGACAGTATTACGGTTCTCAATAATTTCCAGGAGAATAAAATCATTATTAAAAACAGGTTTCCAAAACTTTCCAGTCTTACCGGGAGTGATAAAATGGCTTTTTCCAATGGCAATACTATTATACAGCGGATTGCCAACAATATTATAACATCAAGCTTTTATAATGATATTCAGTATTTTATACAGCTTAAAAACTCAGCCTATTATTTTACAGAAAAAAATGCCATCATCTACAGAGAAGGGGAAGAACAAACAAAAATAGTAATCCCATTTACCAATAAGGACCTGAATAATACTTTTGTACTGGATAATACTCTTTTTATTAATGATCTGAAAAAAAGGAAAACCTATTCTATCCATAAAGGACAGCTTTCTGTTTCTGAAGAACCAACACTTTTTAATCATCCGGACACCAAAATTTATTGGCAACAGATTACCAATCAGACTTTTATCATCAATCATGATAACATTTATCTTTTAGAAGGTCACGAAAAGAATCTCCGTTTAAAATTTCTCATTAAGTTTGAGGAAATAGGCAATCACTCTTACTGCTCTATGTTTTTTGATAAAGACTTCAATAAACTTTATCTTGGAACGCTTAACAACGGGCTTAATGTGCTTAAGCTTACTAATTTTTATATTTCAAAGAAAGAAGCAGATTTTTCCAATAATGTCTATTATGCATCTCTTCCCTTCAGTAAAAGTACAATCATTGCTGAAGACGGAACAGAATTCGGGAAAAACGGTATTGTCAATAAACATCTTTTCGGGTGCAATGATAATTATCTGATGATGTATGACGATTCCAAGAACATTCTGATCAGAAAGAGAAATAGTATTATCAGGTATTACAAAAATTCAGGCTATAAAAAGAAGGATTCTACTTTCATCGGTAAGGGATTTGAAGCTTTTATGAAAAGCGGAAATTTTTATGGCACTACATTTACGGATCTTTCAGGTACTCAGCTCCGTCTCTATAAAAAAGACCTGTTTACCAATCCTGATTTCGTTTATAATTTTAAAAGTTTTGTCAATATTTTTTTCCAATACAGTGACCATGAAATTCTGACTGGCAATAGTGACGGTTTGTACTCAGTAATGCCGGGAAGCAGTACGATAACTCCTATCATCAAAAATATTCATGTCAAAAGTATTTTCAGAACAAAGGATAATCTGATCTGGATTACTACGAATAAAAATGGATTTTATCTTTTCAAAAACCATAAACTCATCAAGATGCCGAATGACAGAAACGGCTACCTGCAGTCGGCTCATTATATACTTGAAGATCAAAAAGGTGCTTACTGGATTTCTTCCAACAACGGCCTTTTTAAAGTTCCTAAAAAACAATTGCTACAGTACGCAGAAAACAGAAAAACACCTGTCTTCTATTATCGTTTTACCAAAAGAGACGGCTTTCTGACGAATGAATTCAATGGCAGCTCGGAACCTAATGCCTATGCTTTGGAGAATGGGGAATTTGTGTTTCCATCAATGGACGGTTTTGTATTTTTCAACCCGAACAATATCCGGACTTATTATCCGGAAAGAAACAAAATCTATATTGAAAGGGTAAAAATAGGTAATGCTGAGCCTCAGTATTTTCATCAGACCCTTGATTTGAAAAATGATTATAAAACGGCAGATATTTTTATTGATATTCCTTATTTTTCTAATCCGGAAAATCTGTATATTGAAGGAAAAATATCGGGAAAGGAAAACACTGATTGGGAGCAGATCCCAACAGGAAGCGAATTAAAATACACCATCAGCAACCTTTCTCCGGGTGAATATACACTCAGTATAAGAATACTTATTTCTCCGGATGGAAAGTATGAGATAAAGACAGTACGTTTCAACATCCAGCCACTTTTTTATCAGACATTATTGTTCAGAGTGTCTGCTTCTGTTATTATATTGATTATCATTATTATCATTGTTCAGCTCACTACCAACTTTTTAAGAATAAAGAATAAGGCATTAAAGCAAATTGTTCATAATAAAAATTCTGAGCTGAAAGAAACTTCTCTTCACCTTGAAGTAGTAAAAAGCAACCTGCAAAAAGAAACGGAATATCAGAAAAAACTGGTGGAAACCATCAGCCACGATATCACCACTCCTATCCGGTTTATTGCTATGCTTTCCCAGAAACTTCATGAGTCGGATGATGTGGAGCTTCAGAAGAAATATTTTGACAGTATTTATAAATCTTCAGAACAGCTTTATCAGTTTACCCTGAATTTAAAAGAATATACTGAGCTTTACAAAGCGGAGAATATTTTTGAAGAAAAGGAATATCCTATCAACAGAATTCTTGAAATCAAGAACAGGCTTTTCTGTGAAATAGCCAAGGAAAAGGGAACAACAATTACCCAACTTACTGAACATACCGTATATTCTAAAGTAAACGAAAGCATTTTAACCGCCATTATTCATAATATTCTTGATAATGCTGTGAAAAATACTTTTGAGGGAAATATAAGCCTGAATATTACAGAAAACCAACAAAACTCCACAATCATAATTGCTGATACAGGTAGTGGAATGTCCACAGAACAGATTGCCACTTATATGAACCTGTTCAGAAATCCTAAACTGGAAACCCCCAGCTTTAAAGGAAAAGGGCTTGGTCTGCACATGGTTATCCATCTGGTGAAAAAGATCAACGCTGAAATCAGGTTCAGTCAAAACCAGCCCTCAGGAACGGTTGTGGAAATAACACTCAATAAAAACTAA
- a CDS encoding response regulator produces MNVRILIADDHYVVRAGTSLVLETAYPELKIDFAENYDQVKKKLESSRFDLLILDIDMPGTQYKKMIPELKNIQNDLKILIFSGYDKDVAIQYIREGAEGYLNKQSSEEEIKNAVKTVIEKGYFYPAELIGLIIQNKRNNPVEKLSSREYEIFKLLADGNGNLEIANKLNIQMSTVSTYKKRIFQKLDVTNIAELIKAYEMMH; encoded by the coding sequence ATGAATGTAAGAATTTTAATTGCTGACGATCATTATGTAGTAAGAGCAGGAACCTCTCTCGTTCTTGAAACCGCTTATCCGGAGTTGAAAATAGATTTTGCAGAAAACTATGACCAGGTGAAAAAAAAGCTTGAGAGTTCACGTTTTGACCTGCTTATTTTAGATATTGATATGCCTGGAACTCAGTATAAAAAAATGATTCCGGAACTTAAAAACATACAGAATGACCTCAAGATTCTTATTTTCTCAGGATATGATAAAGATGTCGCCATTCAGTACATCAGAGAAGGAGCTGAAGGTTATCTGAATAAACAAAGCAGCGAAGAAGAAATAAAGAATGCAGTGAAAACAGTTATCGAGAAAGGATATTTCTATCCTGCAGAGCTGATTGGTCTTATTATTCAAAACAAAAGAAACAATCCGGTAGAAAAGCTTTCATCCCGTGAATATGAAATCTTCAAACTCCTGGCCGACGGAAACGGAAATCTTGAAATTGCCAACAAGCTTAATATCCAGATGTCTACCGTAAGTACTTACAAAAAAAGAATATTTCAAAAACTTGATGTTACCAATATCGCAGAACTGATTAAAGCCTATGAAATGATGCATTAG
- a CDS encoding helix-turn-helix domain-containing protein, whose translation MTTEKDIQIEQYKRQLVYYYNILMAAILAVFGLIYTFIIPDKIMAWYLFGGLFLMVYTYLIVRKTYSINVMVHSYIIIATLFNFYIMLAFWNNSIASFVWLIPIPLAAYVFFQRKYVFIYSIFVLLNIIVGYLISKTFSFKFPIHRPEDVRITDTILMISNVAVISLLIYFKDKIKRVEIYHEIEEKNLNPETQPNFVTEKVPFADELFEKIELIMQEKQLYKDVNFNISKLSAEMDINSSYISKSIRVKGYPNFNNYLNMHRIACVKRLLTENDIEKVTLMYIYTEAGFSNQSTFNRVFKQMEGITPSEYISSLQLH comes from the coding sequence ATGACCACCGAAAAAGACATACAAATTGAACAATACAAAAGACAGCTGGTTTATTATTATAACATTCTGATGGCTGCCATACTTGCTGTATTTGGTTTGATATATACCTTTATCATCCCTGATAAAATAATGGCCTGGTATCTTTTTGGCGGACTTTTTTTAATGGTTTACACTTACCTGATTGTTCGTAAAACGTATTCAATAAATGTAATGGTACATTCCTATATTATCATTGCTACCCTTTTTAACTTTTATATTATGCTTGCTTTCTGGAACAATTCTATAGCAAGTTTTGTCTGGCTGATCCCGATTCCACTGGCCGCCTATGTTTTCTTTCAGAGGAAATACGTCTTTATCTACAGCATATTTGTATTACTGAACATTATTGTGGGATATCTTATTTCAAAAACATTTAGCTTTAAATTTCCGATACACAGACCAGAAGATGTAAGAATTACAGATACCATTCTTATGATTTCCAATGTAGCAGTGATATCTCTCCTGATCTATTTTAAGGATAAAATAAAAAGAGTTGAAATTTACCATGAAATTGAAGAAAAGAACCTGAATCCGGAAACTCAGCCAAACTTTGTAACAGAAAAAGTTCCTTTTGCAGACGAACTGTTTGAAAAGATTGAGCTGATAATGCAGGAAAAACAGCTGTATAAGGATGTTAATTTCAATATTTCAAAGCTTTCTGCAGAAATGGATATCAACAGCAGTTACATTTCAAAATCAATCCGGGTAAAGGGATATCCCAATTTCAATAATTACCTGAATATGCACAGAATTGCATGTGTGAAAAGGCTGCTTACTGAAAATGATATTGAGAAAGTAACGCTTATGTATATTTACACAGAAGCTGGATTTTCAAACCAGTCTACTTTCAACAGGGTATTCAAACAGATGGAAGGTATTACCCCTTCAGAATACATCAGCAGTTTACAGCTGCACTGA
- a CDS encoding MFS transporter, which produces MNSSEKASQGSSRFRYIKLCIFFSGLSVFAQLYLFQPMLPMAAEQFGVSVGDTSLLVSSSTIGMALGLLFFAFKADSYSRKGLMVFSLISSAALTIISTWIPSLSLLIAIGVLKGFVVSGVSAVALAYLTEEVNALAVPAAISMYLSGNTIGGMSGRIMATLLAGEFGWRNAVLFIGIESFILGAVFWKLFPESRFFNPQKTDYHLKVKQMKFFLTNPYMLRLYCTAALLMGVFVSVYNYLTFRLEAQPFSLSHFIIAFIFLMYIFGVFGTMITGRISRRFPMNDILKGSILFMLTGAALLLSENIYILIFGLGLFTLSFFAAHTMASQMTALYAKRGKSSATSIYWLFYYFGSSILGSGTGYLLHAYSWNIFIGILIVAVIIALLLATANIVPKGRAKN; this is translated from the coding sequence ATGAATTCATCTGAAAAAGCCAGTCAGGGAAGCTCACGTTTCCGATATATAAAACTTTGTATTTTCTTTTCAGGACTTTCGGTTTTTGCTCAGCTTTATCTTTTCCAGCCGATGCTGCCTATGGCTGCAGAACAGTTTGGGGTATCTGTAGGTGATACTTCCCTTCTTGTATCTTCATCTACAATAGGTATGGCCTTAGGATTACTGTTTTTTGCTTTTAAAGCAGACAGTTATTCCAGAAAAGGTCTGATGGTCTTTTCACTGATTTCATCTGCTGCACTTACCATTATTTCCACCTGGATCCCAAGCTTAAGCCTCCTGATCGCTATAGGAGTACTGAAAGGTTTTGTTGTTTCCGGTGTTTCGGCAGTGGCTCTGGCCTATCTTACAGAGGAAGTGAACGCTTTGGCTGTTCCGGCAGCCATCAGTATGTATCTCAGCGGCAATACCATCGGAGGAATGAGCGGAAGAATAATGGCTACTCTTCTTGCCGGTGAATTCGGATGGCGCAATGCAGTACTTTTTATCGGGATAGAAAGCTTCATTCTGGGAGCTGTATTCTGGAAATTGTTCCCGGAATCACGATTTTTCAATCCACAAAAAACAGATTATCATCTTAAGGTAAAACAGATGAAGTTTTTCCTGACTAATCCCTATATGCTTCGTTTATATTGTACAGCCGCTTTACTGATGGGCGTTTTTGTAAGTGTTTATAATTACCTGACGTTTAGATTGGAAGCGCAACCATTTTCATTAAGCCATTTTATCATCGCTTTTATCTTTCTCATGTACATTTTCGGGGTCTTTGGTACGATGATCACAGGCCGCATTTCCAGAAGGTTTCCCATGAACGATATCCTGAAAGGCTCTATTTTATTTATGCTCACCGGAGCCGCGCTGTTATTATCTGAAAATATTTATATCCTTATTTTCGGACTGGGTCTTTTTACCCTTTCTTTTTTTGCTGCCCATACTATGGCCAGTCAGATGACTGCATTGTATGCCAAACGTGGAAAGTCTTCAGCCACTTCTATTTACTGGCTGTTTTACTATTTCGGGTCAAGTATTCTGGGGAGTGGCACCGGCTATCTCCTTCATGCTTATTCCTGGAATATCTTCATAGGAATTCTTATCGTAGCTGTTATTATAGCCCTTCTGTTAGCTACGGCTAATATAGTGCCTAAAGGAAGGGCAAAAAACTAG
- a CDS encoding Crp/Fnr family transcriptional regulator: MDTDTILSQLLEHFKEIVSLEDKDIDYITSKLEIIQLKKKEYLLREGQVSKHMRFIAKGSLYAYHIDEKGKENTTQLGIENWWVNDLYSYLSELPSRMFIQANEDTTIIQISKSHLELLYQEVPAISEFWRLKMQSAYVTLQERTFEHSRVDAYTKYRTFVTTYRNIEQRFPQYMIASYLGITVEYLSYLRKKHLSDLS, encoded by the coding sequence ATGGATACAGATACTATACTTTCACAGCTGCTAGAACACTTTAAGGAAATCGTTTCTTTAGAAGATAAGGATATTGACTATATCACTTCCAAATTAGAAATTATACAGCTCAAAAAGAAAGAATATCTGCTTCGTGAAGGCCAGGTTTCCAAACACATGCGCTTTATTGCCAAAGGAAGTCTGTATGCGTATCATATTGATGAAAAAGGAAAGGAAAATACTACTCAGCTAGGCATTGAAAACTGGTGGGTGAATGATTTATACAGTTATCTGAGCGAATTACCTTCAAGAATGTTTATCCAGGCTAATGAAGATACTACGATAATACAGATCAGTAAAAGCCATTTGGAATTATTATACCAAGAAGTTCCGGCCATTTCAGAATTCTGGCGCCTGAAGATGCAGTCTGCTTATGTGACGCTGCAGGAAAGAACCTTTGAACATTCAAGGGTTGATGCCTACACCAAATACCGGACATTTGTCACGACCTACCGCAATATTGAACAGCGCTTTCCTCAATACATGATTGCTTCCTACCTGGGAATTACAGTAGAATACCTGAGTTATCTGAGAAAAAAACACCTGTCTGACCTTTCTTAA
- a CDS encoding DoxX family protein: protein MKKNIDLGMLITRIAIGFPMSVYGISKLVHGVGFIKDMMTMYGLPSFFAYGVFAGEIIAPILLIIGFRARLAGLIFAANCFTATIFAQTANIFKLNEFGGWALELLAIYMLVSLSFFFTGAGKYAVSTQNKWD from the coding sequence ATGAAAAAGAACATTGATTTAGGAATGCTTATCACAAGAATAGCAATCGGATTTCCGATGTCTGTTTATGGAATCAGCAAACTGGTCCACGGAGTTGGGTTTATTAAAGATATGATGACCATGTACGGCTTGCCGTCATTCTTTGCTTACGGTGTATTTGCAGGAGAGATTATAGCTCCCATCCTGCTGATCATTGGATTTCGGGCACGCCTTGCGGGATTGATTTTTGCTGCTAATTGCTTTACTGCAACCATTTTTGCACAAACGGCTAATATTTTCAAACTTAATGAATTTGGAGGATGGGCTTTGGAATTACTGGCTATCTATATGCTTGTAAGTCTGAGTTTCTTCTTTACAGGAGCCGGAAAGTATGCTGTTTCTACCCAGAATAAGTGGGATTAA
- a CDS encoding PhzF family isomerase, with protein MKEVIVYQIDSFTKEKFKGNPAGVVLNAEKMTAEEMQLVARELNNSETAFVFKPNNLNENFDYHIRYFTPTTEVPSCGHATIAALYAKAQEDSLDSCTIAIHTQIGILPIHIEREYNDYLITMTQGKFEMSPAFDISITQRIVLALGLTMNDLDEKCPVQIASTGHSKVMIGIKSNITLNRLVPDLAALTKLSKEIGCNGYFVFTFDIDEKEILTNGRMFAPAIGISEDPVTGNANGPLGGYLIQNKIKETIDGIFEFTGRQGEAINRIGEVKVRVSIKDNQPDIIRITGNAVSVFRTTMTLK; from the coding sequence ATGAAAGAAGTTATTGTCTATCAAATCGACTCATTTACCAAAGAAAAATTTAAAGGAAATCCGGCAGGAGTTGTATTGAATGCCGAAAAAATGACGGCTGAAGAAATGCAGCTCGTTGCCAGAGAACTTAATAATTCTGAAACAGCATTTGTCTTCAAACCTAATAATCTCAACGAAAATTTCGATTATCACATCCGGTATTTTACTCCTACCACAGAAGTTCCTTCCTGTGGACATGCTACCATTGCAGCTCTCTATGCAAAAGCTCAGGAAGATTCTCTGGATTCCTGTACTATTGCAATACATACACAAATCGGAATATTACCAATTCATATTGAAAGAGAATATAATGATTATCTCATCACCATGACACAGGGAAAATTTGAGATGAGTCCTGCTTTTGATATTTCAATAACCCAAAGAATTGTGTTGGCCCTGGGACTGACAATGAATGATCTTGATGAAAAATGTCCTGTACAAATCGCTTCCACAGGCCATTCAAAAGTAATGATCGGTATTAAAAGCAATATCACCTTAAATCGTCTGGTTCCGGACCTTGCTGCTTTGACAAAGCTCAGTAAAGAAATCGGCTGTAACGGGTATTTTGTGTTTACTTTCGATATAGATGAAAAAGAGATATTAACCAATGGAAGAATGTTTGCACCCGCTATCGGTATTTCTGAAGATCCGGTTACCGGAAATGCGAACGGTCCTTTGGGAGGTTATCTTATTCAAAACAAAATTAAAGAAACTATTGATGGTATTTTTGAATTTACCGGACGACAAGGGGAAGCCATCAACAGGATTGGTGAAGTAAAAGTACGGGTTAGTATAAAAGACAACCAGCCAGATATAATCAGGATTACCGGAAATGCAGTAAGCGTTTTCAGAACCACTATGACTTTGAAATAA
- a CDS encoding YciI family protein — protein sequence MKEFLLVFRADYKSMPKTSPEQMQANTQKWMNWIAGIAAQNKLADRGNRLESTGQIVKSDGVISDGPYAEIKESIMGYTLINAESIEEAAALCKDCPILLFGGNVEVREISKL from the coding sequence ATGAAAGAATTCTTATTAGTCTTCCGCGCAGACTACAAGTCTATGCCCAAGACATCACCGGAACAAATGCAGGCCAATACCCAGAAATGGATGAACTGGATCGCAGGAATTGCTGCGCAAAATAAACTGGCAGACAGGGGAAACCGCCTGGAAAGTACAGGACAGATTGTAAAATCCGACGGAGTAATTTCCGATGGTCCTTACGCTGAGATTAAAGAATCAATTATGGGATACACCCTTATCAACGCAGAATCCATTGAAGAAGCTGCAGCTTTATGCAAAGACTGTCCTATTCTGTTATTTGGGGGAAATGTGGAAGTAAGGGAAATCAGTAAATTGTAA
- a CDS encoding RNA polymerase sigma factor: MTNPNEITPHLFRTEYSKIVAVLCRSFDIKHIEIAEDIAGDTFLKASEYWAVNGLPDNPAAWLYTVAKNKAKDYFKHLSIIEKNKEEEIRTAEKEHPTIDFDTKNISDSQLEMIFAACNPVNSQETQICLALQILCGFSVEEIANAFLSKTETIKKRLQRGREALRTHHFTIDSLSEQDIHQRLETVLTTLYLLFNEGYFSRTNNLLIRKDLCLEAIRLTLILTDNPFTNIPKTNALLALMCFQSSRLDARTNEQGEAILFDEQDETLWDTTLIEKGNYYLIEACETNTTSVSKYHLEAGIAYWHTSSVKDKWAHILNLYNQLVIIEYSPVTALNRAFAFSKVYGKEIAATEVENLNLTGNGYYHGLLGYLYSENHPDKAIPHFEEAIRLTKSKPEKQTLQKQINLLKQSK, translated from the coding sequence ATGACAAATCCGAATGAAATAACACCGCATTTATTCAGAACTGAGTACAGCAAAATTGTTGCGGTGCTTTGCAGAAGTTTTGATATTAAACATATCGAAATTGCAGAAGATATTGCTGGTGACACCTTCCTTAAAGCTTCGGAATACTGGGCTGTAAACGGACTTCCGGATAATCCTGCAGCCTGGCTTTATACAGTGGCTAAGAATAAAGCCAAGGACTATTTCAAACATCTGTCCATTATTGAAAAAAACAAAGAAGAGGAAATAAGAACCGCTGAAAAAGAGCATCCAACAATAGATTTCGATACCAAAAACATCTCGGACAGCCAGCTGGAAATGATTTTTGCAGCCTGCAACCCTGTCAATTCCCAGGAAACCCAGATATGTTTAGCCCTTCAGATCCTCTGCGGTTTCAGTGTGGAAGAAATCGCCAATGCTTTTCTTTCTAAAACGGAAACGATTAAAAAGCGTTTGCAACGGGGCCGGGAAGCTCTCAGAACCCACCACTTTACAATAGATTCTTTAAGTGAACAGGATATTCACCAGCGGCTGGAAACGGTATTGACTACTTTATATTTATTGTTTAATGAAGGTTATTTTTCCAGAACAAATAATCTTTTGATCCGCAAAGATCTTTGCCTGGAAGCCATAAGACTTACCCTGATCCTTACTGACAATCCATTTACCAATATCCCAAAGACCAATGCACTGCTGGCTCTGATGTGTTTTCAGAGTTCAAGACTTGATGCAAGAACCAATGAACAAGGTGAAGCCATTCTATTTGATGAACAGGACGAAACATTATGGGATACAACTTTGATAGAAAAAGGTAATTATTACCTCATAGAAGCCTGTGAGACCAATACTACTTCCGTTTCAAAATATCATCTGGAAGCAGGTATTGCGTATTGGCATACTTCATCTGTCAAAGATAAATGGGCGCATATTTTAAACCTGTACAATCAGCTTGTTATCATTGAATACTCTCCGGTTACTGCCTTAAACAGGGCTTTTGCTTTTTCCAAAGTGTACGGAAAAGAGATAGCTGCCACAGAAGTTGAAAACCTTAATCTCACCGGTAACGGGTATTATCATGGATTGCTGGGATATTTATATTCTGAAAACCATCCTGATAAAGCAATTCCTCATTTTGAAGAAGCGATCCGTCTGACCAAATCAAAGCCGGAAAAACAGACTTTACAGAAACAGATCAATCTTTTAAAACAATCAAAGTAA